The following proteins are co-located in the Synechococcus sp. PROS-U-1 genome:
- the gluQRS gene encoding tRNA glutamyl-Q(34) synthetase GluQRS gives MSVPDHLKHHLEIGRALSAAGGYRGRFAPSPTGVLHLGNLQTALLSWLAARQAGGAWLLRIDDLDTPRNRVGASEAIQKDLLWLGLRWDGPPVVQSERRGVYHSWLSWLRRSGRLFACRCSRRELADQPIYPGICRQAGHDWGWQQQRLPSWRLRVADDDPHGSGDVVLRRADGFIAYQLATVIDELSFGVTDVVRGADLREALPAQRTLFAALGQRPPQFRHGPLLRDARGQKLSKREASSGLDSLRAAGMDAAMVIGRLASGLQLVDPDARLSATELLEHLTHQEINAVLS, from the coding sequence ATGTCCGTTCCGGACCATCTCAAGCATCATCTGGAGATTGGCCGCGCCTTGTCTGCCGCTGGCGGGTATCGCGGACGCTTTGCTCCGTCGCCAACCGGGGTGCTGCATCTGGGCAATCTTCAAACCGCCCTGCTGTCCTGGCTGGCGGCACGTCAGGCCGGTGGTGCCTGGTTGCTGCGCATTGATGACCTCGACACGCCGCGCAATCGCGTCGGTGCGAGCGAGGCAATCCAGAAGGATTTGCTTTGGTTGGGTCTGCGTTGGGATGGACCTCCCGTTGTGCAAAGCGAACGGCGTGGTGTCTATCACTCCTGGTTGTCCTGGTTGCGTCGCTCCGGTCGGCTGTTCGCCTGTCGCTGCTCCCGGCGGGAGCTGGCTGATCAACCGATCTATCCCGGCATCTGCAGGCAGGCGGGGCATGACTGGGGATGGCAGCAGCAGCGGCTCCCGAGTTGGCGGTTGCGGGTCGCTGATGACGACCCCCATGGGAGTGGTGATGTGGTGCTTCGCCGCGCCGATGGGTTCATCGCCTACCAGCTCGCCACCGTGATCGACGAACTCAGTTTCGGCGTCACTGATGTGGTTCGTGGTGCTGATCTGCGGGAAGCACTGCCGGCCCAGCGCACTCTGTTCGCGGCCCTTGGGCAACGCCCGCCCCAGTTCCGCCATGGGCCGTTGCTGCGCGATGCCCGTGGCCAGAAACTCTCCAAACGTGAGGCCAGTTCAGGTCTGGACTCGCTCCGTGCCGCGGGGATGGATGCAGCCATGGTGATCGGACGCCTGGCCTCGGGGCTCCAGCTGGTGGATCCCGATGCGCGGCTCAGTGCAACAGAGTTGCTCGAACACTTGACGCATCAAGAGATCAATGCGGTCCTTTCTTAA
- a CDS encoding HU family DNA-binding protein: MNKADLVNLVAARTELTKTDVSMVVDAAIDTIIDSVVEGKKVSILGFGSFEPRERSARQGLNPKTGEKIAIPAKRVPAFTAGKMFKDRVQG, translated from the coding sequence ATGAACAAAGCTGATCTGGTGAATCTGGTGGCTGCTCGCACCGAGCTCACCAAGACCGACGTCTCCATGGTTGTTGACGCCGCCATCGACACAATCATCGACTCCGTGGTTGAGGGCAAAAAGGTTTCCATCCTGGGTTTCGGCTCTTTTGAGCCCCGTGAGCGTTCCGCCCGTCAGGGTCTGAACCCCAAGACCGGCGAAAAGATCGCGATTCCCGCCAAGCGTGTCCCCGCTTTCACTGCCGGCAAGATGTTCAAAGATCGCGTCCAGGGCTGA
- a CDS encoding MBL fold metallo-hydrolase — MAMTTTLEAGRPPQQLRDDLWLFPPNRDSQGGSAWWLDLEPEPVLVDCPPLTEASLTALRQLAGTRSPRILLTSREGHGRLRRLQERLGWPVLVQEQEAYLLPNVQPLDTFSDQHTTVSGLRLLWTPGPTPGSCVVFAPAPNELLFCGRLLTPWAQGQLAPMRHARTFHWPRQLNSLAKLRGWIPPDASPYLLSGAALGALRGERLVPFSGWSDVAQSC, encoded by the coding sequence ATGGCGATGACCACCACACTTGAGGCCGGTCGGCCACCGCAGCAGCTGCGCGACGACCTCTGGTTGTTTCCACCCAACCGCGACAGCCAGGGCGGCAGCGCCTGGTGGCTGGATCTGGAGCCCGAACCGGTGCTGGTGGACTGCCCGCCGTTGACGGAGGCCAGCCTCACTGCGCTGCGCCAGTTGGCGGGAACGCGAAGCCCGCGGATTCTCCTGACCAGTCGTGAAGGTCATGGGCGCCTGCGCCGCCTGCAGGAGCGCCTGGGATGGCCGGTGCTGGTGCAGGAACAGGAGGCCTATTTATTGCCCAATGTTCAGCCTTTGGACACCTTCTCCGACCAGCACACCACCGTTAGTGGTTTGCGTCTGTTGTGGACGCCAGGTCCAACGCCGGGCAGCTGTGTGGTGTTTGCTCCGGCGCCCAACGAGCTGTTGTTCTGCGGGCGTTTGCTGACGCCATGGGCTCAAGGACAGCTCGCACCCATGCGCCATGCCCGGACCTTTCACTGGCCCAGACAGCTCAACAGTCTGGCCAAACTCAGGGGCTGGATTCCCCCAGATGCCAGTCCCTATCTGCTTTCTGGGGCTGCTCTTGGTGCCCTGCGTGGGGAGCGTCTTGTGCCCTTCAGTGGGTGGAGTGATGTTGCGCAGAGCTGCTAA
- a CDS encoding glycogen-debranching protein gives MPQQALSGIHPGSPWPLGSSLTSRGVNFVLAAPGADRIELLLYSNGKDRSPERVIELDGRRHRSGDYWHVEVEGLGEGCCYGYRVFGPLAPGGHGFRPSKVLLDPAARAISGWDVYDRVLATGPSPNAHACLKAVVCERDLFDFQAHPRPRQSWQRTVIYELHVGGFTSREDAGVAVEHRGTYLGLIAKLPYLKELGITAVELLPVFCFDPADAPPGRDNVWGYSPLNWFTPHHGYCTSGDPLQARHEVRQLVAACHDAGIEVLLDVVYNHTTEGNLHGPTLSWRGCADNLYYHQNEVGDYHDVSGCGNSIAANAPISTQLILESMRCWALELGVDGFRFDLGIALSRGDQLKPLNEPPLFAAMEADPHLSDLKLVSEPWDCGGLYRLEDFPAERIGTWNGHFRDGVRRFWKGDDHSTWTLAQRFKGSPDLYDGKPVALGRSVNFITAHDGFTLADLVSYNRKHNLANGEDNRDGENHNNSWNHGIEGPSSNPLVQTLRRRQQRNLLSTLLLARGVPMLLMGDEVGRSQGGNNNSWCQNSPLGWMVWDEDHCDLDLKQFLQRLLRLRQALPQLFNPLVAPRENHRKSAQQQSDLWRQWHGVSLAKPDWAAWSRTTATSLHSASRGALLWMGFNAYKESLSFELPIPASPWKRVIDTSLPSPKDFPNQPASFSGVEIPLQSRSFMLLLAEEETSGLRL, from the coding sequence ATGCCCCAACAGGCCTTGAGTGGCATTCACCCTGGTTCCCCCTGGCCCCTCGGCAGCAGCCTCACCAGCAGGGGGGTGAACTTCGTGTTGGCGGCACCCGGGGCCGACCGGATCGAACTGCTGCTTTACAGCAACGGCAAGGACCGCAGCCCAGAGCGGGTGATCGAACTGGATGGTCGACGTCACCGCTCTGGCGACTACTGGCATGTCGAGGTGGAAGGGCTTGGCGAGGGCTGCTGTTACGGCTATCGCGTCTTCGGCCCGCTGGCTCCGGGAGGCCACGGCTTCCGCCCCTCCAAGGTGCTACTGGACCCCGCCGCCCGTGCTATCAGTGGCTGGGATGTCTATGACCGGGTGCTAGCCACCGGCCCCTCACCCAACGCCCACGCCTGCCTCAAGGCGGTGGTCTGCGAACGGGATCTGTTCGATTTCCAGGCCCATCCCAGGCCGCGCCAGAGCTGGCAACGCACGGTGATCTATGAGCTGCATGTGGGGGGCTTCACCAGCCGCGAGGATGCAGGAGTTGCCGTCGAGCACCGCGGAACATACCTCGGACTGATCGCGAAGCTGCCCTACCTCAAAGAGCTTGGCATCACAGCTGTTGAGCTGTTGCCGGTGTTCTGTTTTGACCCTGCCGATGCTCCTCCCGGGCGCGACAACGTGTGGGGCTACAGCCCCCTGAACTGGTTCACACCCCACCACGGCTACTGCACCAGTGGCGACCCGCTGCAGGCCCGACATGAAGTGCGCCAACTGGTGGCCGCCTGCCATGACGCGGGCATCGAAGTGCTGCTGGATGTGGTCTACAACCACACCACCGAAGGCAACCTCCATGGCCCGACGTTGAGCTGGCGCGGCTGCGCCGACAACCTCTACTACCACCAGAACGAAGTTGGCGATTATCACGACGTGAGCGGCTGCGGCAACTCGATCGCCGCCAATGCACCCATCAGCACCCAGCTGATCCTCGAGTCGATGCGCTGCTGGGCTCTGGAGCTGGGGGTGGATGGCTTCCGCTTCGACCTGGGCATCGCCCTGAGCCGCGGCGATCAACTCAAACCCCTCAATGAACCGCCCCTGTTTGCGGCGATGGAGGCCGACCCGCACCTGAGCGACCTCAAATTGGTCAGTGAACCTTGGGACTGCGGCGGCCTGTATCGACTGGAAGACTTTCCCGCCGAGCGGATCGGCACCTGGAACGGCCATTTCCGCGATGGGGTACGGCGCTTCTGGAAAGGGGACGACCACAGCACCTGGACCCTGGCCCAGCGGTTCAAGGGCAGCCCCGATCTGTATGACGGCAAGCCCGTCGCCTTAGGGCGTTCGGTGAACTTCATCACGGCCCATGACGGCTTCACTCTGGCGGATCTGGTCAGCTACAACCGCAAACACAACCTGGCCAACGGCGAAGACAACCGCGACGGCGAGAACCACAACAACAGCTGGAACCACGGCATCGAAGGCCCCAGCAGCAATCCCCTGGTGCAAACCCTGCGTCGACGCCAGCAACGCAACCTGCTCAGCACCCTGCTGCTGGCCCGTGGCGTACCGATGCTGCTGATGGGCGACGAAGTGGGGCGCAGCCAGGGGGGAAACAACAACAGCTGGTGCCAGAACAGCCCGCTCGGCTGGATGGTCTGGGATGAAGACCACTGCGACCTGGACCTCAAGCAGTTTCTGCAGCGCCTGCTGCGCCTGCGCCAGGCCCTGCCGCAGCTGTTCAATCCTCTGGTAGCGCCGCGGGAAAATCACCGCAAATCAGCGCAGCAGCAGAGCGATCTTTGGCGTCAATGGCACGGGGTCAGCCTGGCCAAACCGGATTGGGCGGCCTGGAGCCGCACCACGGCCACAAGTCTCCACAGCGCCAGCCGCGGCGCCCTGCTCTGGATGGGCTTCAACGCTTACAAGGAGAGCCTCAGTTTCGAGTTGCCGATCCCGGCATCCCCCTGGAAGCGGGTGATCGACACCTCTTTGCCCAGTCCAAAGGATTTCCCAAACCAGCCCGCCAGCTTCAGCGGCGTGGAAATTCCTTTGCAGAGCAGGAGCTTCATGCTGTTGCTTGCCGAGGAGGAAACCTCTGGGCTTCGTTTGTGA